TGGTTAAAACTATGGTTTTACCAGCTTTTTTAAGGTTTAAAACAATTTCCCATATATTTCTTCTTGACTGTGGGTCAAGTCCTGTAGTTGGTTCATCGAGAAACAGTATATCAGGATCATTGATTAAAGCAACGCCTATAGCAAGACGTTGCTTTTGACCACCGGACAATTTCTTTACTTTTGAATTTTTCTTTTCATTTAATGACATAATTTCAAGTATTTCATCCGCTTCTCTGGTTTTGGGATATAAACCTTCAAACATTTTTAATGTTTCATATACTGTAAGGTTATCAAAAAAAGCACTGTTTTGTAATTGAACACCTATTCTTTGTTTTATGTAATTATCCGAAGGGTCAGTATATTTATCAAAATATATTATTTCTCCGGAATCCTTTTTTCTAAGTCCTTCTATAATTTCAAGTGTAGTGGTTTTTCCTGCACCATTTGGGCCTAAGAAAGCAAACACTTCACCTTCGTATACATCAAAGGAAATGTCATCTACAGCCTTAACATTTTTATAATACTTTTTTAAGTGCTTAATCTCAATTATTTTTTTCATACTTTCACTCTCCAGGATAATCTAGACTATATAAAAGCTCTATTCATATTATAGAAAATTTACTTTTGAGATGAATTTATAATTTCTATTACCTTCTCAAGTTGAGGATTCCTTTTATTTATAATATCATTTATAGTTGTAAAAACTGTTATATCTGGATATAAAGCATCTTCATCATTTTTTGAGGTATCAGGACGAATAAATCTTTTAAATGAAACTGTAAATGGTATTCCAACTTCTGGTGTCTGAAAATATAAAATATCTCCATAATGTGAAGGTTTATTTCCGGTTGGTTCTCCTACTAACATTGCTATATTATTATCTCCCAATACAGCAGCAAACCAATTACCACTACTATATGTTTTTCCAGAAATAAGTACATAAATTTTCCCTTTAAATAATAAAGATTTATCTTCTATTTTTTCATTAAGTTGAATTGACGGTAAATATTTCTTATATCCAGTTCCATATATTTTTCTTTGTTTTTCCACAGGTTTGGAGAATCTTATTTCAGCACCATATGTTTTATATTTTTCAATATCAATATATTTTAAAAATTCATCTGTCACAAGAGAATTTCCACCTAAATTATATCTTAAATCAACAACAATATTTTTAATATTATTTAGTGAAACATCTTTAAAAAACTTAAATAAGATTTCTTTATAATGTTCATCATATATACATTTCTTTATTTTTAATATGCCAATATTTTTAGAAATATCTATTTTATAAGATATCCAGTCTGATTTTTGTTTATGAATTCCTTTGTATTTTTGTAATTTTATATTGAATGTCTTTATATCATTATTTCTCATTATTGTTAATTTAATAACTCCATTATCTATTAAATTTAAATATCCCAAATATAATTCTGAAGAAAGTATACTTCGGGCATTTTGTTTTATCCAAAAATCATTTTCTGATGGAATTATTTTTCTTAGTTCTTTTAAAATTTCCTCGGATGATTTATTATTTATTGTAAGTATTTTATCTCCTTTTTTTAATTCATAAATATTATCCAACGCATATATACCATCATTAAGCCATATAATAGGAAAATCATAAAATATATAATTTGTAAGAGATGGAAATACAAGATGAGTGTGAGAATCTTTAATTGAACATATTATTTCATTTAAAATAAAATAAAAATCAAATACTTTCATTGGTTGAGTTATCTTATTATATGCATTTTTTATTATTTTTTCCTGTTCATCTGAAAATCCAGAATAAGTAGAAGGATGAACTTCTTTTAAAATATTAACCAGATAATCAATATCCTTTTTCATCTGCTGTGGTGTAACTTTTGTATCAATTGGTAATATCTTTCTGTTATCATAACTCTGTCTATAATTATCGTTTATTGCCTCAATACCAAAA
This is a stretch of genomic DNA from Marinitoga piezophila KA3. It encodes these proteins:
- a CDS encoding S41 family peptidase, producing MKNRIVVFYILFFFSTIFFGIEAINDNYRQSYDNRKILPIDTKVTPQQMKKDIDYLVNILKEVHPSTYSGFSDEQEKIIKNAYNKITQPMKVFDFYFILNEIICSIKDSHTHLVFPSLTNYIFYDFPIIWLNDGIYALDNIYELKKGDKILTINNKSSEEILKELRKIIPSENDFWIKQNARSILSSELYLGYLNLIDNGVIKLTIMRNNDIKTFNIKLQKYKGIHKQKSDWISYKIDISKNIGILKIKKCIYDEHYKEILFKFFKDVSLNNIKNIVVDLRYNLGGNSLVTDEFLKYIDIEKYKTYGAEIRFSKPVEKQRKIYGTGYKKYLPSIQLNEKIEDKSLLFKGKIYVLISGKTYSSGNWFAAVLGDNNIAMLVGEPTGNKPSHYGDILYFQTPEVGIPFTVSFKRFIRPDTSKNDEDALYPDITVFTTINDIINKRNPQLEKVIEIINSSQK
- a CDS encoding ABC transporter ATP-binding protein, which translates into the protein MKKIIEIKHLKKYYKNVKAVDDISFDVYEGEVFAFLGPNGAGKTTTLEIIEGLRKKDSGEIIYFDKYTDPSDNYIKQRIGVQLQNSAFFDNLTVYETLKMFEGLYPKTREADEILEIMSLNEKKNSKVKKLSGGQKQRLAIGVALINDPDILFLDEPTTGLDPQSRRNIWEIVLNLKKAGKTIVLTTHYMEEAEYLSDRVYIIDHGKIIANGSVNELIKSLNKKSIITFETKTPDLFLDKFREINVTNEKVEIETNEVEKVLFEILNLTKKSEITVDNLTIRKPNLEDVFLHLTGRSLRD